In Cetobacterium sp. ZOR0034, a single window of DNA contains:
- a CDS encoding Wzz/FepE/Etk N-terminal domain-containing protein has product MNHGVSTEFRHDDDEIDLIELLMILVRERKTIFITMILVTFLSLGGALFERNVSKRAEVILTPKSSTFAESNFLVAGVLEKVYSENDIRAKQKITLDQFRDEFKITGVIPKEIEDRRSFLAKNAETLTYNPTSYKISLRVGSISESERVLQNYIDNLNSYYREQQESTYRFEEFDSGILEDDRYNYEDYIRILEARKSALKELIEGRESTRLDYVSYGFGYRDIKIALDNLESIRIQELKNYLLATNIVKDKEKFQSEFINRKFRLENSIKEKKEQAINYKTLVDNYKFDNNDMVVPKGVKIALGDNAREKYYTELMSNYLKTESEALNLQEELKELIYINKNLRVAKDTEKEYIVDRLKMIITDYNSIVGKANRLEAKENHIDNGKLVKIASPVEVISNSKAKLILAVGIVMGVFLGVMMAFLKNFYHSFKNAGKGLLAIGMFFFIGINSYSKEEVVIGFTHKEMKQGLNPDRTPFDLNDVLLKGYLVDKLGLPISEMKDVTITPIFPANSLNSVEKRLKDGERGYLYVPTEYRVTLNLKDSKMEKEMKEKLILEFPTFYINYFLEISTGDHPDYLAQYDNYRDTMRALSNLMSGLKEEIEQRKANASTKEIFYEYNNLGVELSKTSDVRYRDIVNFIRSNHLVRDIALEKIFLTGENRYINLTLESLSSKKKTYVSILKNYSTGERSAQILESGDLAMSADSGLREKQYIDISKTYVSNLNFENSLKIKLLENERNFKEMRLPTEVEMNRLKREFKEVQEELNSIVDRMVAVELRDYRREYIGSVKVF; this is encoded by the coding sequence ATGAACCACGGAGTTTCTACAGAATTTAGACATGACGATGATGAGATTGATTTAATCGAATTATTGATGATACTGGTAAGAGAGAGAAAAACGATATTTATAACTATGATTTTAGTTACATTTTTATCGTTAGGGGGAGCGCTTTTTGAAAGAAATGTTTCTAAAAGAGCTGAGGTTATATTAACGCCAAAGAGTTCAACATTTGCAGAGAGTAATTTTTTAGTAGCAGGAGTCTTAGAGAAAGTATATTCTGAAAATGATATTAGAGCTAAACAAAAAATAACATTGGATCAATTTCGTGATGAGTTTAAAATAACAGGAGTTATACCAAAAGAGATAGAGGATAGAAGATCATTTTTAGCTAAAAATGCAGAGACATTAACATATAATCCAACATCATATAAGATTAGCTTAAGAGTTGGAAGTATATCAGAGAGTGAAAGAGTTCTTCAAAACTATATAGATAACTTAAACTCTTACTATAGAGAGCAGCAAGAATCAACTTATAGATTCGAAGAGTTTGATTCAGGAATATTAGAGGATGATAGATATAACTATGAAGACTATATTAGAATTTTAGAAGCTAGAAAATCCGCTTTAAAAGAATTAATAGAGGGAAGAGAAAGCACGAGATTGGATTATGTCTCTTATGGATTTGGATATAGAGATATAAAAATAGCTCTTGATAACTTAGAATCAATTAGAATACAGGAGTTAAAAAACTATCTTTTAGCAACAAATATAGTTAAAGATAAAGAGAAGTTTCAAAGTGAGTTTATAAATAGAAAGTTTAGATTAGAAAACAGTATTAAAGAGAAAAAAGAGCAAGCTATTAACTATAAAACTTTAGTAGATAACTATAAGTTTGATAACAATGATATGGTTGTTCCAAAAGGAGTAAAAATAGCTTTAGGGGATAATGCTAGAGAAAAATATTACACTGAGCTTATGTCTAACTATTTAAAAACTGAAAGTGAAGCTCTTAATCTACAAGAGGAGTTAAAAGAGTTGATCTATATAAATAAAAATTTAAGAGTAGCTAAGGATACTGAAAAAGAGTATATAGTTGACAGACTAAAAATGATAATAACTGATTATAACTCAATAGTAGGTAAGGCAAACCGTTTAGAAGCAAAAGAGAATCATATTGATAATGGGAAACTAGTTAAGATTGCTTCACCAGTTGAAGTAATATCAAATTCAAAAGCAAAACTGATCTTAGCGGTTGGAATTGTAATGGGAGTATTCTTAGGAGTTATGATGGCTTTCTTAAAGAATTTTTATCACTCGTTTAAAAATGCAGGTAAAGGACTTTTAGCGATAGGGATGTTCTTCTTTATAGGGATAAATTCATATTCGAAAGAGGAGGTTGTAATAGGATTTACTCATAAAGAGATGAAGCAGGGATTAAATCCGGATAGAACACCTTTTGATTTGAATGATGTTTTATTGAAAGGCTATTTAGTAGACAAGTTAGGATTACCAATAAGTGAGATGAAGGATGTAACTATTACACCGATATTTCCAGCAAATAGTCTGAACTCTGTAGAAAAGAGATTAAAAGATGGAGAGAGGGGATATCTTTACGTTCCTACAGAGTATAGAGTGACTCTGAACCTAAAAGATTCTAAGATGGAGAAAGAGATGAAGGAGAAATTGATATTAGAATTTCCAACATTCTATATAAACTACTTCTTAGAGATAAGTACAGGAGATCATCCAGATTATTTAGCTCAGTATGATAACTATAGAGATACAATGAGAGCTCTAAGTAATCTGATGAGTGGATTGAAAGAGGAGATTGAACAAAGAAAAGCGAATGCTTCTACAAAAGAGATATTCTATGAATACAATAACTTAGGAGTAGAATTGAGTAAAACAAGTGATGTTAGATATAGAGATATAGTTAACTTTATAAGATCAAACCACCTAGTTAGAGATATCGCTTTAGAAAAGATATTTTTAACAGGAGAGAATAGATATATAAATCTGACTCTAGAGTCTTTAAGTAGTAAAAAGAAAACATATGTAAGTATATTGAAAAACTACTCTACAGGAGAGCGTAGTGCACAGATTTTAGAAAGTGGAGATTTAGCTATGAGCGCTGACTCAGGACTTCGTGAGAAACAGTATATAGATATCTCAAAAACATATGTAAGCAATCTTAACTTTGAAAACAGTTTAAAAATTAAACTGTTAGAAAATGAACGTAATTTTAAAGAGATGAGATTACCTACAGAGGTAGAGATGAATAGATTAAAGAGAGAGTTTAAAGAGGTTCAAGAGGAGCTTAACTCTATTGTAGACAGAATGGTTGCTGTAGAACTTAGAGATTATAGAAGAGAGTATATAGGAAGTGTAAAGGTATTTTAA
- a CDS encoding helix-turn-helix domain-containing protein: METFFDLVHLLNDFFGVKQLMEFLKKSDSTIRRIIHSNKLISYKTSNIYYFKKEDLIKFLMTEAI, translated from the coding sequence ATGGAAACATTTTTTGACTTAGTTCATCTACTTAACGATTTTTTTGGTGTAAAACAACTTATGGAATTTCTTAAAAAATCTGACTCTACTATTCGAAGAATTATCCACTCTAACAAACTTATATCTTACAAAACTAGCAACATATATTATTTTAAAAAAGAAGATCTAATTAAATTCTTAATGACGGAGGCGATTTAA